From the Vibrio vulnificus CMCP6 genome, one window contains:
- a CDS encoding formate--tetrahydrofolate ligase encodes MLSDIDICRTTPLKPIEQIAAKAGLLADEFETHGLYKAKVSARCVKRLAEQQDGKLVLVTAITPTPLGEGKTVTTIGLAQGLQSLNQSVMACIRQPSMGPVFGVKGGAAGGGYSQVAPMDELNLHLTGDIHAVTAAHNLAAAAIDARIYHEQRAGYQAFEARTGLPALRIDPDRVVWKRVMDHNDRALRKVRVGINDEGKTINGFEREEGFDISAASELMAILALSKNLQDMRERIGKVVLAYNLDSEPVSAEQLQVAGAMTVTLKEAIKPTLMQTLEGVPTLIHAGPFANIAHGNSSIIADEIALKLSSYVVTEAGFGSDMGLEKACNIKSSTSHKAPDCVVIVATLRGLKANSGLYDLKPGMPLPDALFQPDRAALESGFSNLKWHIDNAQKYGLPVVVAINQFPQDSAEELGQLKLWIQQLPLNVRVAISEGFAKGGKGMEAVAREVIEACDAPANFRPLYRAEQTLEEKIITVCTKGYGCGEVQFSDTAKQQLALYQTLGFGELAVCMAKTPLSISSDSSLKGAPSGFTIMVREVRLCAGAGFVYALTGNVMTMPGLPDIPAFMALDIDENGDIVGLS; translated from the coding sequence ATGCTTTCAGATATCGATATTTGTCGTACGACACCTCTTAAACCAATTGAACAGATTGCCGCAAAAGCAGGACTGCTGGCAGATGAGTTTGAAACTCACGGTTTATATAAAGCGAAAGTGTCTGCCCGATGTGTAAAACGCCTTGCTGAGCAACAAGATGGCAAACTTGTTTTGGTCACGGCAATCACACCAACCCCACTTGGAGAAGGCAAAACCGTCACCACTATCGGTCTAGCGCAAGGGTTACAAAGCCTCAATCAATCGGTGATGGCGTGTATCCGTCAACCTTCTATGGGGCCTGTTTTTGGTGTAAAAGGGGGCGCTGCGGGTGGTGGCTATTCACAGGTCGCCCCGATGGATGAACTTAATTTGCATCTTACTGGCGACATTCACGCCGTTACTGCGGCGCACAATCTCGCCGCAGCTGCCATTGATGCCCGCATCTATCACGAACAGCGCGCTGGTTATCAAGCCTTTGAAGCTCGCACCGGGCTTCCTGCATTAAGAATTGACCCAGATCGCGTGGTTTGGAAACGCGTAATGGACCACAACGATCGCGCACTGCGTAAAGTTCGCGTTGGAATCAATGACGAAGGCAAGACCATCAACGGATTTGAACGTGAAGAAGGCTTTGATATTTCAGCCGCATCTGAACTGATGGCAATTTTGGCGTTGTCGAAAAACCTTCAAGATATGCGTGAACGTATTGGTAAAGTGGTTCTCGCTTACAATCTGGATAGCGAACCTGTCAGTGCAGAACAGTTACAAGTGGCAGGTGCGATGACAGTAACGCTGAAAGAAGCGATCAAACCGACGCTGATGCAAACGCTTGAAGGTGTGCCTACCCTTATTCATGCGGGTCCATTTGCTAACATTGCACACGGGAACTCATCCATCATCGCTGATGAGATTGCCTTAAAACTGTCGAGTTACGTTGTCACCGAGGCCGGTTTTGGCTCAGATATGGGGCTTGAAAAAGCATGCAACATCAAATCTTCAACTTCGCACAAAGCCCCCGATTGCGTGGTGATTGTTGCGACTTTGCGCGGTTTGAAAGCAAACTCAGGGCTGTATGACCTAAAACCTGGTATGCCATTACCAGACGCCTTATTTCAACCGGATCGCGCTGCGCTGGAATCCGGCTTTAGTAACCTAAAATGGCATATTGATAACGCGCAAAAATACGGTTTACCAGTGGTCGTTGCTATCAATCAGTTTCCACAAGACAGCGCAGAGGAGCTTGGGCAACTCAAGCTTTGGATCCAGCAACTGCCACTCAATGTTCGTGTCGCGATCAGCGAGGGCTTTGCCAAAGGTGGTAAAGGCATGGAGGCGGTAGCTCGTGAAGTGATTGAAGCATGTGATGCGCCAGCAAACTTTCGCCCACTGTATCGAGCAGAGCAAACGCTCGAGGAGAAAATCATCACCGTTTGTACTAAAGGTTACGGTTGTGGTGAGGTGCAATTTAGCGATACCGCAAAACAGCAGTTAGCTCTTTATCAAACATTAGGATTTGGCGAGTTGGCCGTGTGTATGGCAAAAACCCCCCTTTCTATCTCGTCCGATTCCTCTCTCAAAGGTGCACCAAGTGGATTTACCATCATGGTCCGTGAAGTTAGGCTCTGTGCTGGCGCGGGTTTCGTTTACGCGCTCACTGGTAATGTGATGACTATGCCAGGTCTGCCAGACATCCCCGCTTTTATGGCACTGGATATCGATGAAAATGGCGATATTGTTGGCCTAAGCTAA
- a CDS encoding HD domain-containing phosphohydrolase: protein MHMRTLRLILMSVVVLLMNSAFASTQWQTRQVLILHSYDASYQWTQEMQRGIEKAIDSIDGDVRLSVEYLDTKRISSADYLQKTAEYMTAKYRGYHWDGVLVTDDNALRFAQTYFSQQLTQYPVVAVAINDTQWQSQSSKHNFQVIYEKDLLDENLALIEALRPNIQKLYYLADKSITSDLIRADLNHSMRQHANIELVDISDKSLDEASQFLAQIDPDDAVLLTHYNTELSSGVFHSYKKISNTIGDSSRAPVFVLWDLYLGQPGIVGGYVNCSEKFGYQGMLMLAEQMGYTLPEAMMDERPSSLVFDFNALDKYDIDLDKLPSNATLLNEPVSYLVKHRQVLLVAGVIILSLSMVIAMQYMTIQQKKLINLKNRKIVALQRRTLAVQKEMIHVLGEAIETRSGETGNHVKRVAQLSVGLGRLCGLSHRELEMLEIISPMHDVGKIAIPEAILDKPGKLSLEEREVIQTHCEVGYRLLNNNKAKIMKLAALVALQHHEHWDGHGYPYQLRADEIHVFSRVTAIADVFDALLSERCYKAAWDIHRVIDFFEQQKGKQFDPYLTELLLNNIDHFVEIRNCYPDNLNEFKQAS from the coding sequence ATGCATATGAGAACGCTTAGGCTTATTTTGATGTCCGTTGTTGTGCTGTTGATGAATTCCGCATTCGCTTCGACACAATGGCAAACGCGCCAAGTGCTCATTCTCCATTCCTACGATGCTTCTTATCAATGGACTCAAGAGATGCAGAGAGGCATTGAGAAAGCCATTGACAGTATTGACGGTGATGTCCGTTTATCCGTTGAATATCTTGACACCAAACGAATCTCTTCTGCGGACTACTTACAAAAGACCGCTGAGTATATGACCGCGAAATATCGAGGTTATCACTGGGATGGTGTGTTGGTCACCGATGATAACGCATTGCGCTTTGCACAGACGTACTTTTCACAGCAGCTCACACAGTACCCAGTCGTTGCCGTTGCGATCAATGATACACAGTGGCAAAGTCAATCGAGTAAGCACAACTTCCAAGTCATTTATGAAAAAGACCTTTTAGATGAAAACCTCGCTCTGATTGAAGCCCTTCGTCCCAATATTCAAAAACTTTATTATCTTGCGGACAAAAGTATTACCTCCGATCTGATTCGCGCCGACCTTAATCATTCGATGCGTCAGCATGCAAACATTGAACTTGTCGACATCTCAGATAAATCGCTCGACGAGGCCAGCCAATTTTTAGCTCAGATTGATCCGGACGATGCGGTGTTACTCACGCACTACAACACGGAGCTGAGTTCTGGCGTATTTCATTCCTACAAAAAAATCTCGAACACAATAGGCGACAGTAGCCGAGCACCGGTTTTTGTTCTATGGGACCTCTATCTTGGGCAGCCAGGCATTGTCGGTGGCTACGTTAATTGTTCAGAGAAATTTGGTTATCAGGGCATGTTGATGCTGGCTGAGCAAATGGGCTACACCTTGCCAGAGGCGATGATGGATGAAAGACCATCCTCACTTGTCTTTGATTTTAACGCACTAGACAAGTACGACATCGATTTAGATAAGTTACCGTCTAACGCCACGTTATTGAATGAACCCGTCTCTTATTTGGTGAAACATCGACAGGTATTGCTGGTTGCGGGTGTGATTATTTTGTCGTTGTCTATGGTGATCGCCATGCAGTACATGACGATTCAGCAGAAAAAACTGATCAACTTGAAAAATCGCAAAATTGTTGCTCTGCAGAGAAGGACATTAGCAGTGCAAAAAGAGATGATCCATGTGCTAGGTGAAGCCATTGAAACACGTTCTGGAGAAACGGGTAACCATGTTAAACGTGTCGCGCAATTATCCGTTGGGTTAGGGCGTTTATGCGGATTGAGCCACCGTGAGTTGGAGATGCTAGAAATCATTAGCCCGATGCACGATGTTGGTAAAATCGCCATTCCCGAAGCCATACTGGACAAGCCCGGTAAACTTAGCCTAGAAGAGCGAGAAGTGATTCAGACCCATTGTGAAGTAGGTTATCGCCTCCTTAATAACAACAAAGCTAAGATCATGAAATTAGCCGCATTGGTCGCGTTACAGCATCATGAGCACTGGGATGGCCACGGCTATCCATATCAGCTTAGAGCAGATGAAATTCATGTTTTCTCAAGGGTTACTGCCATTGCTGATGTGTTTGACGCGTTACTCAGTGAGCGTTGTTATAAAGCGGCTTGGGACATTCATCGTGTGATCGACTTCTTTGAACAGCAGAAAGGTAAGCAGTTTGATCCGTACTTAACGGAATTGCTACTCAACAACATCGACCATTTTGTCGAGATTCGAAACTGTTATCCAGATAATCTCAACGAATTCAAGCAGGCGAGCTAA
- a CDS encoding CreA family protein has protein sequence MKLKLLTAVFATTALLSGCGGNEVGDVGLGWFTLKDIKITSLQDEVVTGVTCHIASIEANLSLSDPSDSSISCRQTGSITPEMIAKIDKSSSGEVVFKQSKSIFFKTMKVRRIYDQKNQTLLYLSYTTKETEGSFKHSLSTVPLWGTDAYVDPSKTEALTQ, from the coding sequence ATGAAATTAAAACTACTTACCGCTGTTTTCGCGACAACAGCCCTTCTTTCAGGGTGTGGTGGCAACGAGGTCGGTGACGTAGGCTTGGGGTGGTTTACCCTAAAGGACATTAAAATCACCTCGCTACAAGATGAAGTGGTCACCGGCGTAACGTGTCACATCGCTTCAATTGAGGCAAACTTAAGCCTATCCGATCCTAGTGACAGCTCTATCTCTTGCCGCCAGACCGGCAGTATTACACCGGAAATGATCGCCAAGATTGACAAAAGCTCGTCGGGCGAAGTGGTGTTCAAGCAGTCAAAAAGTATCTTTTTTAAAACAATGAAGGTTCGTCGTATTTACGATCAAAAGAACCAGACCCTACTCTACCTTTCGTACACAACCAAAGAAACCGAAGGTAGCTTCAAACATAGCTTATCAACGGTCCCGCTTTGGGGGACTGACGCCTACGTTGATCCGAGCAAAACAGAAGCACTAACTCAATAA
- a CDS encoding inosine/guanosine kinase yields MKFPGQRKSKHYFPTNTRDPLVTELKVAPKLYRPTIVGVGQTIVDIEARVDDAFLAKYELSKGHSLVLEESKADALYEELVERGLITHQYPGDTIGNTLHNYSVLADSKSVLLGVMSKNIQVGSYAYRYLCRTSSRMNLNHLQTVDGPIGRCYTLISEDGERTFAINEGHMNKLAPESIPEEVFEKAAALVVSSYLMRGKPEDPMPQAVQRAIEYAKKHSVPVVLTLGTKYVIEGNPEWWQEYIRENITVVAMNEEEGQALTGESDPLKAADKALDWVDLVLCTAGPDGLYMAGYTDNDAKRETTHDLYQGAIEGFNMYEFSRAMRRAECKDPIRVYSHIGPYLGGPAEIKNTNGAGDGALSALLHDMASNAFHLKNVPNSEKHQHMCLTYSSLSQICKYANRVSYEVLTQHSPRLSRALPEREDSLEEAYWDR; encoded by the coding sequence ATGAAGTTTCCTGGTCAGCGAAAATCTAAACACTATTTCCCTACAAACACTCGAGATCCACTCGTTACTGAACTTAAAGTGGCACCTAAGCTCTACCGCCCAACCATCGTTGGTGTTGGTCAGACAATCGTAGATATCGAAGCGCGTGTAGATGACGCATTTTTGGCGAAATATGAGTTGAGTAAAGGACACTCGCTAGTTCTTGAAGAAAGCAAAGCTGACGCTCTCTACGAAGAGTTAGTCGAACGTGGCCTAATTACTCACCAATACCCTGGTGATACCATTGGCAACACCCTTCACAACTACTCAGTCTTAGCAGACAGTAAGTCTGTTCTACTGGGCGTCATGTCGAAAAATATTCAAGTTGGTTCGTACGCCTATCGCTATCTGTGTCGTACATCTTCTCGCATGAACCTCAATCACCTACAAACGGTGGATGGCCCTATTGGTCGTTGCTACACCCTTATCTCAGAAGATGGTGAGCGCACCTTTGCGATCAACGAAGGCCACATGAACAAGCTTGCTCCAGAGAGCATTCCAGAAGAAGTGTTTGAAAAAGCTGCTGCGCTAGTGGTTTCGTCGTACCTAATGCGAGGTAAGCCTGAAGATCCAATGCCGCAAGCGGTACAACGTGCCATTGAATACGCGAAAAAGCATTCCGTGCCCGTCGTACTGACTCTCGGAACGAAATACGTGATCGAAGGCAACCCTGAGTGGTGGCAAGAGTACATCCGTGAAAACATCACGGTTGTTGCGATGAATGAAGAAGAAGGCCAAGCCCTGACCGGTGAATCTGATCCACTAAAAGCGGCCGACAAAGCACTCGACTGGGTTGATCTTGTCCTTTGCACTGCGGGTCCAGACGGCCTTTACATGGCAGGTTACACCGATAACGATGCAAAACGCGAAACAACGCACGACCTTTACCAAGGTGCGATTGAAGGCTTCAACATGTACGAATTTAGTCGTGCAATGCGTCGTGCTGAGTGCAAAGATCCAATTCGTGTCTACTCCCACATTGGCCCTTACTTAGGTGGCCCGGCCGAGATCAAAAATACCAATGGTGCTGGCGATGGTGCACTCTCTGCCCTTCTTCACGATATGGCGTCCAACGCGTTCCATCTGAAGAATGTCCCGAACTCAGAGAAACACCAGCATATGTGCCTGACCTATTCGTCATTGTCACAAATTTGTAAGTACGCAAACCGAGTCAGTTATGAAGTACTGACCCAGCATTCACCTCGCCTATCACGTGCTTTACCAGAACGTGAAGACAGTTTAGAAGAAGCTTATTGGGATCGATAG
- a CDS encoding HAD-IA family hydrolase produces the protein MIKTKIKCVIFDCDGTLVDSEKLCCHALVNVFEQFGSHISLEQCLAQFRGGKLADVLSDAMALAELEISLDLLEPAYRNELNRLFNEKLQVMPGAESLLDFLEREKIEYCVASNGPKDKIALSLRLTGLLERFEGKMYSAFEANAWKPDPDLLMYSAFHMGFAADECIYVDDTPKGVEAGINAGMRTFQLFNGYDINQITDARVRQIGHLEELIEIIRQDSN, from the coding sequence ATGATAAAAACAAAAATAAAATGCGTCATTTTCGACTGCGACGGAACCTTGGTCGACAGTGAAAAGCTGTGCTGCCATGCTCTCGTGAATGTCTTTGAACAATTTGGCTCTCATATTTCCTTAGAACAATGCCTTGCTCAGTTTCGCGGTGGGAAACTGGCTGATGTGCTTTCCGATGCGATGGCATTGGCTGAGCTCGAAATATCGTTAGATTTACTAGAGCCTGCTTATCGCAATGAGTTAAACCGCTTGTTTAACGAGAAATTGCAGGTGATGCCTGGGGCTGAAAGCTTGCTCGATTTTCTCGAACGAGAAAAGATTGAATATTGTGTTGCGTCGAATGGCCCGAAAGACAAGATCGCGCTCTCTTTAAGGCTGACGGGATTGTTAGAACGGTTTGAAGGGAAAATGTATTCGGCATTTGAAGCGAATGCGTGGAAACCAGATCCTGATCTTTTGATGTACAGTGCGTTCCATATGGGGTTTGCAGCGGATGAGTGTATCTATGTCGACGATACGCCGAAAGGGGTGGAAGCCGGTATCAATGCAGGCATGAGAACGTTTCAGTTATTTAACGGTTATGACATTAACCAAATAACAGATGCCCGAGTCAGACAGATCGGGCATTTGGAAGAACTGATAGAGATTATTCGTCAAGATTCAAATTAA